A window of the Kosakonia radicincitans DSM 16656 genome harbors these coding sequences:
- a CDS encoding YjeO family protein, with protein sequence MRWKAFTLGFVWFVFSVLFIILFSAQDKEWLIDGNSIKNICDLMIYIEHDDTRDVGVVMTIPLFFPFIYLLVWKKRRHWLLYLTLFSIFAFWLWRFFLRYQWCL encoded by the coding sequence ATGCGCTGGAAAGCATTTACACTTGGTTTCGTCTGGTTCGTGTTCTCTGTTCTCTTTATCATCCTTTTTTCAGCTCAGGATAAAGAGTGGCTCATTGATGGCAACAGTATTAAAAATATATGTGATCTTATGATATATATTGAGCATGACGATACCCGCGATGTTGGGGTCGTCATGACTATCCCATTGTTTTTTCCCTTTATTTATCTGCTTGTCTGGAAAAAACGGCGGCATTGGTTACTTTACCTGACACTATTCTCTATTTTTGCATTCTGGCTGTGGCGGTTTTTCCTGCGCTATCAGTGGTGCTTGTAG
- the rsgA gene encoding small ribosomal subunit biogenesis GTPase RsgA encodes MSKNKLSKGQQRRVKANHQRRLKTSAEKADYDDNLFGEASEGVVISRFGMHADVESADGEVHRCNIRRTIRSLVTGDRVVWRPGKEAAEGVTVKGIVEAVHERTSVLTRPDFYDGVKPIAANIDQIVVVSAILPELSLNIIDRYLVACETLQVAPLIVLNKIDLLDDEGMAFVNEQMDIYRNIGYQVLMVSSHTQDGLAPLVEALTDRVSIFAGQSGVGKSSLLNALLGFQEEQILTNDVSDVSGLGQHTTTAARLYHFPHGGDVIDSPGVREFGLWHLEPEQITNGFVEFHDYIGHCKYRDCKHDTDPGCAIREAVENGEIAESRFDNYHRILESMAQVKTRKSFSESDD; translated from the coding sequence TTGAGTAAAAATAAACTCTCCAAAGGACAGCAGCGCCGCGTAAAAGCGAACCACCAGCGCCGACTGAAAACGTCTGCGGAGAAAGCTGACTACGATGACAACCTGTTCGGCGAAGCGTCCGAAGGGGTGGTGATCAGCCGCTTTGGCATGCACGCCGATGTGGAATCTGCCGACGGCGAAGTGCATCGCTGTAACATTCGCCGCACGATTCGCTCGCTGGTCACCGGCGACCGCGTTGTCTGGCGTCCGGGTAAAGAAGCAGCGGAAGGCGTCACCGTCAAGGGCATTGTTGAAGCTGTGCACGAACGCACCTCGGTGCTGACGCGCCCTGATTTTTATGATGGCGTAAAACCCATTGCCGCCAACATCGATCAAATCGTAGTGGTCTCCGCCATTCTGCCGGAACTGTCACTCAATATTATCGATCGCTATCTGGTTGCCTGCGAAACATTGCAGGTTGCTCCGCTGATCGTCCTGAACAAAATCGATCTGCTGGATGACGAAGGAATGGCATTCGTCAATGAGCAGATGGATATCTACCGCAACATTGGCTACCAGGTGCTGATGGTCTCCAGCCACACGCAAGATGGCCTGGCGCCGCTCGTTGAAGCGCTAACCGACCGTGTAAGCATCTTTGCCGGGCAGTCCGGCGTCGGGAAATCAAGCCTGCTCAATGCGCTGCTCGGTTTCCAGGAAGAGCAAATACTCACTAACGATGTTTCTGATGTTTCCGGCCTGGGGCAGCACACTACGACCGCAGCGCGCCTCTACCACTTCCCGCACGGCGGCGATGTGATTGATTCACCGGGTGTTCGTGAGTTTGGCCTCTGGCATCTCGAACCGGAACAAATCACCAACGGGTTTGTCGAATTCCATGACTACATTGGTCACTGTAAATATCGCGACTGCAAACACGATACCGATCCCGGTTGCGCCATCCGCGAGGCGGTAGAAAATGGCGAGATTGCAGAAAGCCGTTTCGACAACTATCACCGTATTCTGGAAAGCATGGCGCAAGTAAAAACGCGTAAAAGCTTTTCTGAATCGGACGACTGA
- the asd gene encoding archaetidylserine decarboxylase (Phosphatidylserine decarboxylase is synthesized as a single chain precursor. Generation of the pyruvoyl active site from a Ser is coupled to cleavage of a Gly-Ser bond between the larger (beta) and smaller (alpha chains). It is an integral membrane protein.), which yields MLNSLKLSLQYILPKLWLTRLAGWGASKRAGWLTKLVIDLFVKYYKVDMKEAQKPDTASYRTFNDFFVRPLRDDVRPLNTDPNVLVMPADGVISQLGAIENDKILQAKGHNYSLEALLAGNYLMADLFRNGSFVTTYLSPRDYHRVHMPCNGILREMIYVPGDLFSVNHLTAQNVPNLFARNERVICLFDTEFGPMAQILVGATIVGSIETVWAGTITPPREGIIKRWTWPAGDSEGAVALLKGQEMGRFKLGSTVINLFAPGKVALAEQLQSLSVTKIGQPLAVSTEPFAPVVTEPSPLPEAEIQAEHDASPLVDDQKDQG from the coding sequence TTGTTAAACTCACTTAAACTTTCGCTTCAATACATTCTGCCTAAACTGTGGCTCACTCGCCTAGCGGGCTGGGGCGCAAGCAAACGTGCAGGCTGGCTGACCAAACTGGTTATCGATCTGTTCGTAAAATACTACAAGGTCGATATGAAAGAGGCGCAGAAGCCGGACACCGCCAGCTACCGCACCTTTAACGATTTCTTTGTGCGTCCGCTGCGCGACGACGTGCGCCCGCTCAATACCGATCCGAACGTGCTGGTGATGCCCGCAGACGGCGTTATCAGCCAGCTTGGTGCCATTGAGAATGACAAAATCCTGCAGGCCAAAGGCCACAACTACAGCCTGGAAGCACTGCTGGCGGGTAACTACCTGATGGCAGATCTGTTCCGTAACGGTAGCTTTGTCACCACCTATCTCTCTCCGCGCGATTATCACCGTGTTCATATGCCGTGTAACGGCATCCTGCGCGAGATGATTTACGTGCCGGGCGATCTCTTCTCTGTTAACCATCTGACGGCGCAAAATGTCCCTAATCTCTTTGCCCGTAACGAACGCGTGATCTGCCTGTTTGATACCGAGTTTGGCCCGATGGCGCAAATTCTTGTCGGCGCGACCATTGTCGGCAGTATCGAAACCGTGTGGGCAGGCACCATCACGCCACCGCGCGAAGGCATTATCAAACGCTGGACATGGCCTGCGGGCGACAGCGAAGGCGCGGTTGCACTGCTGAAAGGCCAGGAGATGGGCCGCTTCAAACTCGGTTCGACCGTCATCAACCTCTTTGCGCCGGGCAAAGTGGCGCTGGCAGAGCAACTGCAAAGCCTGTCGGTAACAAAAATCGGCCAGCCGCTGGCCGTTTCTACCGAGCCCTTCGCGCCGGTAGTTACCGAACCGTCACCGTTGCCGGAAGCGGAAATCCAGGCAGAACACGACGCCAGCCCGCTGGTTGACGACCAAAAAGACCAGGGCTAA
- the mscM gene encoding miniconductance mechanosensitive channel MscM, with protein sequence MRLIIVFLMAWCLSQGAVAATAPDARQITQELEQVKAAKSTPEQAETIEVLQAALNALEERKGSLERAQQYQQVIDNFPKLSRTLRAQLDNLRDEPKSVPEGMSSDALNQEILQVSSQLLEKTRLAQQEQERAREISDSLSQLPQQQTDARRQVTEVERRLGAQNTNTPLAQAQNFGAQAESAKLKALVDELDLAQLSANNRQELARMRSELAQKQSQQLDAYLQALRNQLNSQRQREAEQALESTELLAENSANLPAGIVEQFRINRELSQALNQQAQRMDLVASQQRQASGQTLQVRQALNTLREQSQWLGASNMLGEALRAQVARLPEMPKPQQLDTEMAQLRVHRMRYEDLLNKQPQLRQIRQADGKALTAEQNRILEAQLRTQRELLNSLLQGGDTLILELTKLKVANSQLEDALKEVNEATHRYLFWTADVSPLTFAWPIEIVQDLRRLLSLDTLSQLGKASIMMLTSKETLFPLFGALALVGFSIYSRRHFTRFLERSSARVGKVTQDHFWLTMRTVFWSILVASPLPVLWATLGYGLQEAWPWPLAVAIGDGVTATVPLLWVVMICATFARPTGLFVAHFGWPRNRVARGMRYYLMSIGFIVPLIMALIMFDNLNDREFSGSLGRLCFILICGALALVTLSMKRAGIPLYVDKSGSADNLPNHLLWNLLLCAPLTAILAAAVGYLATAQALLARLETSVAIWFALLVVYHIIRRWMLIQRRRLAFERARHRRAEILAQRARGEEDVPHHSSTEGAADIDEPEVDLDAISVQSLRLVRSILMLIALLSVIVLWSEIHSAFGFLENIPLWDVTSTVQGVESLEPITLGAVLIAILVFIITTQLVRNLPALLELALLQHLDLSPGTGYAITTITKYLLMLFGGLVGFSMIGIEWAKLQWLVAALGVGLGFGLQEIFANFISGLIILFEKPIRIGDTVTIRDLTGSVTKINTRATTISDWDRKEIIVPNKAFITEQFINWSLSDSVTRVVLTVPAPADANSEEVTQILYTAAERCSFVIDNPAPEVFLVDLQQGIQLFELRIYAAEMGHRMPLRHEIHQLILAGFREHGIDLPFPPFQMRLESLDGRRTARTLTSAGKGNRPAGSL encoded by the coding sequence GTGCGCCTGATTATCGTTTTTCTGATGGCCTGGTGCCTCAGCCAGGGAGCCGTTGCAGCAACGGCTCCCGATGCCCGACAAATCACCCAGGAACTGGAGCAGGTTAAGGCGGCGAAAAGCACGCCGGAGCAGGCAGAAACGATCGAGGTGCTCCAGGCCGCGCTCAACGCCCTTGAGGAACGCAAAGGTTCCCTCGAACGCGCGCAGCAATATCAACAAGTTATTGATAATTTCCCCAAGCTTTCCCGCACCCTGCGCGCACAGTTGGATAACCTGCGCGATGAACCCAAATCGGTTCCCGAAGGGATGAGCAGCGACGCGCTGAATCAGGAGATCCTGCAAGTCAGCAGCCAGTTGCTGGAAAAAACCCGACTCGCCCAACAGGAGCAGGAACGCGCCAGAGAGATCAGCGATTCCCTGAGCCAGCTCCCGCAACAGCAGACCGACGCACGCCGCCAGGTTACCGAAGTGGAGCGCCGACTTGGCGCGCAAAACACCAACACGCCGCTGGCGCAGGCGCAAAACTTCGGCGCGCAGGCAGAATCCGCGAAGCTGAAAGCGCTGGTTGATGAGCTGGATCTGGCGCAACTCTCCGCCAATAACCGCCAGGAACTGGCGCGGATGCGCTCCGAACTGGCGCAGAAACAGAGCCAGCAGTTGGATGCGTATCTCCAGGCCTTGCGTAACCAGCTCAACAGCCAGCGCCAGCGCGAAGCCGAACAGGCGCTGGAGAGCACTGAGCTACTGGCAGAAAACAGTGCCAATCTGCCCGCCGGTATTGTCGAGCAGTTCCGCATCAACCGTGAACTGTCGCAGGCGCTGAATCAACAGGCGCAGCGTATGGATCTGGTCGCATCCCAGCAGCGGCAGGCCTCCGGGCAGACTTTACAGGTTCGCCAGGCGCTGAATACACTGCGTGAGCAGTCTCAATGGCTCGGTGCCTCGAATATGCTGGGTGAAGCGCTGCGCGCGCAGGTTGCCCGACTGCCGGAAATGCCAAAACCGCAGCAACTGGATACCGAGATGGCGCAACTGCGCGTCCATCGGATGCGCTATGAGGATTTGCTGAATAAGCAGCCGCAACTGCGACAAATCCGCCAGGCGGACGGCAAAGCGCTTACCGCCGAGCAGAACCGCATTCTGGAAGCCCAGTTGCGCACGCAGCGCGAGCTGCTGAATTCTTTGCTTCAGGGCGGCGATACGCTGATCCTCGAACTCACCAAGCTGAAAGTGGCCAATAGCCAGCTCGAAGATGCGCTGAAAGAGGTGAATGAAGCAACGCACCGCTACCTGTTCTGGACGGCGGATGTCAGCCCGCTGACCTTTGCATGGCCAATCGAGATTGTGCAGGATCTGCGCCGTTTATTGTCGCTGGATACCCTCAGCCAGCTTGGCAAAGCCAGTATTATGATGCTGACCAGCAAAGAGACGCTGTTCCCGCTGTTTGGTGCGTTAGCGCTGGTGGGTTTCAGCATCTATTCACGTCGGCATTTTACCCGCTTTCTGGAGCGTTCAAGCGCCCGCGTCGGCAAGGTCACACAGGATCACTTCTGGCTGACCATGCGCACCGTTTTCTGGTCGATTCTCGTCGCATCACCGCTTCCAGTGCTGTGGGCCACGCTCGGTTATGGTTTGCAGGAAGCCTGGCCCTGGCCGCTGGCGGTCGCCATCGGTGATGGCGTTACGGCTACCGTACCGCTGCTGTGGGTGGTGATGATTTGCGCCACCTTCGCCCGTCCAACCGGTTTGTTTGTCGCCCACTTTGGCTGGCCGCGCAACCGCGTTGCACGCGGCATGCGTTACTACCTGATGAGTATTGGCTTTATCGTACCGTTGATCATGGCGCTGATTATGTTCGATAACCTCAACGATCGAGAATTCTCCGGCTCGCTGGGGCGGCTGTGCTTTATCCTGATCTGCGGAGCGCTGGCGCTGGTTACGCTGAGTATGAAACGCGCCGGGATCCCGCTCTATGTGGACAAAAGCGGCAGCGCCGATAATTTGCCGAATCATCTGTTGTGGAATTTGCTGCTGTGCGCGCCGCTGACGGCGATCCTCGCCGCAGCGGTCGGCTATCTAGCCACAGCGCAGGCGCTGCTCGCGCGTCTGGAAACCTCCGTCGCCATCTGGTTCGCCCTGCTGGTGGTCTACCACATTATCCGCCGCTGGATGCTAATTCAGCGCCGTCGCCTGGCGTTTGAACGCGCACGCCACCGCCGCGCGGAAATTCTCGCGCAACGTGCGCGGGGCGAAGAGGATGTGCCGCATCACTCCAGCACCGAAGGCGCTGCCGATATCGATGAACCGGAAGTCGATCTGGATGCAATCAGCGTCCAGTCGCTGCGGCTGGTGCGCTCGATTCTGATGTTGATTGCCCTGCTGTCTGTCATCGTGCTGTGGTCGGAGATCCATTCCGCTTTTGGTTTTCTGGAAAATATTCCGCTATGGGATGTCACTTCAACGGTGCAGGGAGTGGAAAGCCTGGAGCCAATTACGCTCGGCGCGGTGCTGATCGCCATTCTCGTGTTTATCATCACCACGCAACTGGTGCGCAACCTTCCGGCATTGCTGGAACTGGCGCTGCTGCAACATCTGGATCTGTCGCCCGGCACCGGTTATGCCATTACCACTATCACTAAATATTTGCTGATGCTGTTCGGTGGGCTGGTCGGCTTCTCGATGATCGGCATCGAATGGGCCAAGCTGCAATGGCTGGTCGCCGCATTAGGTGTCGGTCTCGGCTTTGGCTTACAGGAGATTTTCGCCAACTTCATCTCTGGCCTGATCATTCTGTTTGAGAAGCCGATCCGCATTGGCGATACCGTAACGATCCGCGATCTGACGGGCAGCGTGACGAAAATCAACACCCGCGCCACCACCATCAGCGACTGGGATCGTAAAGAGATCATCGTGCCGAACAAGGCGTTTATTACCGAGCAGTTTATTAACTGGTCGCTCTCCGATTCCGTCACGCGCGTGGTTTTAACCGTGCCTGCGCCAGCAGACGCCAACAGTGAAGAGGTGACGCAGATCCTCTATACCGCAGCCGAGCGCTGCTCTTTTGTGATTGATAATCCGGCACCGGAAGTGTTCCTGGTCGATCTGCAACAGGGTATTCAACTGTTTGAACTGCGTATCTATGCCGCTGAGATGGGGCATCGTATGCCACTGCGCCACGAAATCCACCAGTTGATTCTGGCGGGCTTCCGCGAACACGGCATCGATTTGCCGTTCCCGCCATTCCAGATGCGGCTGGAGAGTCTCGACGGGAGACGCACGGCGCGAACGCTGACTTCCGCAGGCAAAGGCAACCGCCCGGCGGGAAGTTTGTAA